From a single Streptomyces sp. NBC_00377 genomic region:
- a CDS encoding replication initiator — MCPEAPTGAIRQLAALAQHGDLSAYAHQVQRLGGCERPVRMEGHRLDVHAATGEVVREIFDHDLPAGQLLIRCNNRRATRCAACAEVYRKDTYHLVTAGLSGGKGIGPAVAQHPRVFATFTAPSFGPVHNRPSGGRCRCGRLHPDDDPALGTPLNPERYDYRNAVLWNAHAGALWARFATYLRQQIASRANLTRSELRHCLKLSYAKVAEYQRRGAVHFHAVIRLDGPEGAEDSPPTWATTELLTDAIRSAVQLAETPGPTLDGRAHTFRFGEQLDIRPIRSADFTGTTDLTSRAVAAYIAKYATKGAESATGTLDRPIRNPITDLIGTDVTDHARQMILTCWHLGGLPELEELRLRKWAHMLGFRGHFSTKSRAYSVTLGALRQERADHNEALTREHAALAGHPMPDPDTVLVLSHWRFAGTGLTAAESWLAASRRPDAPDLEGEPTE, encoded by the coding sequence ATGTGCCCCGAGGCTCCCACCGGAGCCATTCGCCAGCTGGCAGCCCTCGCCCAGCACGGTGACCTCAGCGCCTACGCACACCAGGTCCAGCGGCTTGGAGGCTGCGAGCGGCCCGTACGGATGGAGGGCCATCGCCTCGACGTCCACGCGGCAACCGGCGAAGTCGTCCGCGAGATCTTCGACCACGACCTTCCCGCCGGACAGCTCCTCATCCGCTGCAACAACCGCCGAGCCACCCGATGCGCCGCCTGCGCCGAGGTCTACCGCAAGGACACGTACCACCTCGTCACGGCCGGCCTGAGCGGCGGCAAAGGGATCGGCCCGGCCGTCGCCCAACACCCCCGCGTCTTCGCCACCTTCACCGCGCCGTCCTTCGGCCCCGTCCACAACCGGCCCAGCGGCGGCCGCTGCCGCTGCGGACGCCTCCACCCGGACGACGACCCTGCCCTCGGCACCCCGCTCAACCCGGAGCGCTACGACTACCGCAACGCCGTCCTGTGGAACGCGCACGCCGGCGCCCTGTGGGCCCGATTCGCCACCTACCTCCGCCAACAGATCGCCTCCCGCGCGAACCTCACCCGCTCCGAATTGCGTCACTGCCTCAAGCTCTCCTACGCCAAGGTCGCCGAGTACCAGCGACGCGGAGCCGTGCACTTCCATGCCGTGATCCGCCTCGACGGCCCGGAGGGTGCCGAGGACTCCCCGCCCACCTGGGCCACGACAGAGCTCCTCACCGACGCGATCCGCTCGGCCGTCCAGCTCGCCGAGACCCCCGGACCGACCCTCGACGGCCGCGCTCACACCTTCCGCTTCGGCGAACAGCTCGACATCCGCCCCATCCGCTCCGCCGACTTCACCGGCACCACCGACCTGACCAGCCGGGCCGTCGCCGCCTACATCGCCAAGTACGCCACCAAGGGCGCCGAGAGCGCGACCGGCACCCTTGACCGGCCGATCCGCAACCCCATCACTGACCTGATCGGCACGGACGTCACCGACCACGCCCGGCAGATGATCCTCACCTGCTGGCACCTGGGCGGACTGCCCGAACTCGAAGAACTCCGCCTGCGCAAGTGGGCCCACATGCTCGGCTTCCGCGGCCACTTCTCCACCAAGTCCCGCGCGTACTCCGTCACCCTCGGCGCCCTCCGCCAGGAACGCGCCGACCACAACGAAGCACTCACCCGCGAACACGCCGCCCTGGCCGGCCACCCCATGCCGGACCCGGACACCGTCCTCGTCCTCTCGCACTGGCGCTTCGCCGGCACCGGCCTTACCGCCGCTGAATCCTGGCTCGCCGCCTCGCGCCGACCCGACGCACCCGACTTGG
- a CDS encoding SpdD protein encodes MFTPKYPRPDTAPTPASTPPATYNPSVYNPAACTSAPVLAAPASNRPAVQFTAGSVLTLAAGGGALVLVVGAVLVSMLLAVAVTAASVAVCAVVIRSILKSDRR; translated from the coding sequence GTGTTCACCCCCAAGTACCCCCGCCCGGACACCGCCCCGACGCCCGCCAGCACACCCCCGGCGACCTACAACCCGTCGGTCTACAACCCCGCCGCCTGCACCTCGGCCCCGGTTCTGGCGGCCCCCGCTTCCAACCGGCCGGCGGTCCAATTCACCGCAGGCAGCGTGCTCACCCTCGCCGCCGGTGGGGGAGCCCTGGTCCTGGTCGTCGGCGCGGTCCTGGTCTCCATGCTCCTCGCCGTCGCCGTCACTGCCGCTTCCGTGGCCGTCTGCGCCGTCGTCATCCGCTCGATCCTCAAGAGCGACCGCCGCTGA
- a CDS encoding mobile element transfer protein: MNPRFRNVRRIGPVQVASYIARGRNRHLAACTAPRCDFSTEYDSRAAAELAARTHRCKA; this comes from the coding sequence GTGAACCCGCGCTTCCGCAACGTCCGCCGCATCGGCCCGGTACAGGTCGCCTCGTACATCGCCCGCGGCCGTAACCGCCACCTGGCGGCCTGCACCGCACCCCGCTGCGACTTCTCCACCGAGTACGACAGCCGCGCCGCCGCCGAACTCGCCGCCCGCACCCACCGCTGCAAGGCCTGA